A single region of the Lysinibacillus sp. B2A1 genome encodes:
- a CDS encoding DNA alkylation repair protein has translation MHQQIREQLINLADQDYQKFSSTLIPNCQHILGIRLPELRKIAKSIAKEDWQTYLKAANDEFFEEVMLQGMVIGYVKTNTKDRLSYISSFVPKIDNWSVCDSFCTGLKFTKDNQERVWTFLQPYFSSNKEYEVRFGVVMLLNYFIDNHYIESVLTIINDIKHDGYYVKMAVAWAISICYVKVPLVTMDYLRNNSLDDFTYHKALQKITESNRVEKEAKNIIRQMKRKD, from the coding sequence ATGCATCAACAAATAAGAGAACAACTTATAAATTTAGCCGACCAAGATTATCAAAAGTTTTCATCCACGCTTATCCCAAATTGCCAACATATTTTAGGTATTCGGTTACCCGAGCTTCGAAAAATAGCTAAAAGCATTGCTAAGGAAGATTGGCAGACCTATTTAAAAGCCGCGAACGATGAATTTTTTGAAGAGGTGATGCTACAAGGGATGGTCATTGGTTATGTAAAGACAAATACCAAGGATCGCCTTTCTTATATATCTTCATTTGTTCCGAAAATAGATAATTGGTCAGTATGTGATAGTTTTTGTACAGGCTTAAAATTTACAAAGGATAATCAAGAGCGTGTATGGACATTTTTACAACCTTATTTTTCTTCAAATAAAGAATATGAGGTACGTTTTGGAGTAGTCATGCTATTAAATTATTTTATTGATAATCATTATATAGAAAGCGTTTTGACCATAATAAATGATATAAAGCATGATGGTTATTATGTTAAAATGGCTGTCGCATGGGCTATTTCCATTTGTTATGTTAAAGTTCCTCTTGTAACAATGGACTATTTAAGAAACAATTCACTGGATGATTTTACTTATCACAAAGCATTACAAAAAATTACAGAATCTAACCGAGTGGAAAAAGAGGCTAAAAATATAATTCGACAAATGAAGCGGAAAGATTAG
- a CDS encoding competence protein ComX has product MINMIQYLEKNPSLLTLLKENKASLVGVTELEQKAILDSFEEDVCLENGIWF; this is encoded by the coding sequence ATGATTAACATGATTCAGTATTTGGAAAAAAATCCGTCGCTACTTACATTGTTAAAAGAAAATAAGGCCTCTCTTGTTGGTGTTACAGAACTTGAACAAAAGGCAATTCTGGATTCATTTGAGGAAGATGTTTGCTTAGAAAACGGAATTTGGTTCTGA